A stretch of the Sulfurimonas sp. HSL3-1 genome encodes the following:
- the dnaA gene encoding chromosomal replication initiator protein DnaA gives MTIGDTILEMLKEEISEVEYNRYVKQMSFLSKASRSDLAVFEVPNPLIASWIKNRYASKIAHLFEIKTGTGREVNIRVKKAKGVAGKSGPAATVAPSEGPKHSMLNPAYTFENFVAGSSNQFAYAAAKSVSERPGQVYNPLFIYGGVGLGKTHLMQAIGNVMLLQGKTVVYTSVEQFVNDFTRHLRNQTMDRFKEKYRQCDLLLIDDVQFLSNKIQTQEEFFHTFETLRSEGKQIVLTSDKPPKRIAGLEARLQSRFEWGLVADIQPPELETKIAIIKKKCEINRVILGDDVVNYIATVIDNNTREIEGILSKLHAYSQLMHQEITLDFAKNALREQLQEKSDNISIDGIMKTIAKELNVKPSEIRSKSRSRNIVAARRVAIYLARELTPMSMPQIAQYFGMKDHSTVSHTMKKIHQLLEEDENFKVKINELHNKITAMPPETV, from the coding sequence ATGACGATCGGCGATACGATTCTGGAGATGCTTAAAGAGGAGATCAGCGAGGTCGAATACAACCGCTACGTCAAACAGATGAGCTTTCTGTCCAAAGCGTCGCGCAGCGACCTCGCTGTCTTTGAAGTGCCGAACCCCCTCATCGCGAGCTGGATCAAGAACCGTTACGCCTCCAAGATCGCCCACCTCTTCGAGATCAAAACCGGTACCGGAAGGGAAGTCAATATCCGAGTCAAAAAGGCCAAAGGGGTGGCGGGCAAAAGCGGCCCGGCCGCGACGGTCGCCCCTTCCGAAGGGCCCAAGCACTCCATGCTCAACCCCGCCTACACCTTTGAAAACTTCGTCGCCGGCAGTTCCAACCAGTTCGCCTACGCCGCGGCCAAAAGCGTCAGCGAACGGCCGGGACAGGTCTACAACCCCCTCTTTATCTACGGCGGGGTGGGTCTGGGAAAAACCCACCTGATGCAGGCCATCGGCAATGTCATGCTCCTGCAGGGCAAAACCGTCGTCTACACCTCCGTCGAACAGTTCGTCAACGACTTTACCCGCCACCTGCGCAACCAGACAATGGACCGCTTTAAAGAGAAGTACCGCCAGTGCGACCTGCTGCTGATCGACGACGTCCAGTTCCTCAGTAATAAGATCCAGACGCAGGAGGAGTTTTTTCACACCTTCGAAACCCTGCGCAGCGAGGGCAAACAGATCGTCCTTACCTCCGACAAACCCCCCAAGCGGATCGCCGGGCTTGAAGCGCGGCTGCAGAGCCGCTTCGAATGGGGGCTCGTCGCCGATATCCAGCCGCCGGAGCTGGAGACGAAGATCGCGATCATCAAGAAAAAATGCGAGATCAACCGGGTTATTCTCGGCGACGACGTCGTCAACTATATTGCCACCGTCATCGACAACAACACCCGGGAGATCGAGGGGATACTCTCCAAGCTGCACGCCTACTCCCAGCTTATGCACCAGGAGATCACCCTCGATTTCGCCAAAAACGCCCTGCGCGAACAGCTCCAGGAGAAGAGCGACAACATCTCCATCGACGGGATCATGAAGACCATTGCCAAAGAGCTCAACGTCAAACCGAGCGAGATCCGCTCGAAAAGCCGCAGCCGCAACATCGTCGCCGCCCGCCGCGTCGCCATCTACCTTGCCCGCGAACTCACCCCGATGTCAATGCCGCAGATCGCCCAGTATTTCGGGATGAAAGACCACAGCACCGTCAGCCATACGATGAAAAAAATCCACCAGCTTCTCGAAGAGGATGAGAACTTCAAGGTCAAGATCAACGAACTGCATAATAAAATCACCGCCATGCCGCCGGAGACTGTCTAA